CGATTGGCACGCTGCGCTGATCGCCAATTATCTCAAGACGTATCTCGCGTACACGTTCGGCCACGTCGCCACCGTGTTCACGATTCACAATCTGGCGTATCAGGGGCAGCGCAGCACCAAGACGTTGGCGCTGGCGGGGCTGACCGAAGGCGGCTTGCCCGAAGACGGCATGGGCCCCGGGATCGCCGGCACGTTCAACTTCATGGCGCGTGGCATCCTGTTCAATGACGTCGTCACCACCGTCAGCCCGACGTACGCGCAGGAGATCATGACGCCAGAGTACGGCGAGCGGCTCGATGGCTTGCTGCGCGCCAAGCGGGATCGGGTGGTCGGCATTCTGAACGGCATCGATCGCGAGGCGTTCGATCCGTCCACCGACGCGCAGCTCGCGGCCACTTTCGATGTCGACGATCTCTCGGGCAAGGCCGTGTGCAAGACCGCGCTGCAGGAGGAGTTCGGACTTCCAGTTGCCCCCGATCGTCCGCTGCTGGGCATCGTGTCGCGGCTGGTGGAGCAGAAAGGACTCGACCTGCTCGATCAGGTCATGCCGTGGATCCTGCAACGCACCGATGCGCAGTTGGTGATTCTGGGTTCGGGCAATGCGCACCTGCAGTTTGTGATGCAGCAACATGCGCGGGCTCATCCGCACCGCATTGCCGTGCGCATCGGCTTCGACGCCGCCTTGGCCCAGCGTATCTACGCCGGCAGCGACGCCTTCCTCATGCCATCGCGCTTCGAACCCTGCGGACTGGGACAGATGATCGCGTTGCGCTACGGCAGTGTGCCGATCGTGCGTGCCACCGGTGGTCTCAACGACACCGTGCGCGAAGGCTTTGATGGCAACGGCTTCCGCTTCCATCCGTACGAGGCGCAACATTTCGCCGACGCGATTGCACGTGCGCTGCAGGTGTATCGCGACCCCGAAAGCTGGGCGCTGCTGCGGGCGCGCGGCATGCGCGAGGACAACTCGTGGGATTTCGCGGCCCAGCAGTACGGCGGCGTGTACGACTGGGCCGCGAGGTTGGCGCGACGGTAAGACACGCTGCCCTTGCGATACCGCATGCTCGAGGCGCACGTTAGCGGGATGCTGACATCTCTTCTGCGCCGCGTGGTTGGCTACGCGGTCGCCCTCGTTGCGCTCTCGGTGACCGTCCCCCGAGTCGCCCATGCCACCTGGTCGGTGATCGCCGTCGACGCGGCGACCGGTCGTGTCGTCATCGCCTCGGCGACCTGCGTCAACAACAACGACGCCTTCCTCATGGGCATTCAGGCGGTGGTCGTTCCCGGCAAGGGTGTCGCCGCCTGTCAGGCCGGCGTGGACGGGACGCACGCCAATCAGATGCTGGTGTATCGTGAACTCCAGAAGGGCACCGACCCGACGCGTATCATCGAGATGCTCTCCGAAGATCCCGCCTTTCAATCACGACAGTTCGGTATCCTCGATCTCACCGGGCGCAGCGCCGGACACTCGGGGCTCACCAACGGCTACGTGAGCCAAGACATTCAGGGCCGCGTGCCGGGGACGCAGATCTACTACTCGATTCAGGGCAACATCCTGCGTCCGGGTGAAGTGATCCCGAACGCGGTGAAGGCTTTTCTGCACACCAAGGGCGCGCTCACCGATCGCGTGATGGCGGCACTCGAAACGGCCGATCAGTACGGCGGTGACAGCCGATGTGTCTGTCCGCCCCTGCCGACCGATGGCTCGGCCCCGGCGAGTCCGTGTGAAGGACGCACATCGTACATCGCGTACATCCTGATGGCCAACGCGAACGACGCCAGCGGCGACTCGCACAGCAACGGGACCTACGCGATGTATCTCACGGTGGTGCAGCCGGAGCAGGGTGGACCGAACGCGATCAAGGCCGGCGAGAATTTGAATCCGGTAAAGACGCTGCGAGCACGGTACGACGTGTGGCGGAAGCGCATGCCGAAGTCGTTCTCATGAGCGCCGTGATGACGAAGGCGCTGGCCCGCGTTGCGCTCGTGAGCGCGGCGCTGTGCGTTGCTACCAGCGCGTTTGCGCAGCGTCGGCCGGCGACGCAGGTGATGACGCTCACGTCTACGGCGTTCACCGACGGCGGTATGATTCCCTCCCGCTACGCGCAAGCCGGACGCGATCTGTCGCCCGCGCTGAGCTGGAGCGGTGCGCCCGATTCCACGCGCAGCTTCGTGCTGCTGGTGCACGATGCCGACGCGGCCATCGGTGACGGCTACGACGACCTGCTGCACTGGATGGTGTGGAATATCCCCGGC
This region of Gemmatimonas groenlandica genomic DNA includes:
- a CDS encoding glycogen synthase, translated to MNVLFAAAEVAPLIKTGGLADVAGALPAALRRAGHDVRVVMPYFRELRERGIPVEGPIAASFVTVGERQEELRVWRLAGSETPVYLLDIPAAFERSAIYGEGDDDRRFILFARGVLALMQHLREVERWQVNVVHSHDWHAALIANYLKTYLAYTFGHVATVFTIHNLAYQGQRSTKTLALAGLTEGGLPEDGMGPGIAGTFNFMARGILFNDVVTTVSPTYAQEIMTPEYGERLDGLLRAKRDRVVGILNGIDREAFDPSTDAQLAATFDVDDLSGKAVCKTALQEEFGLPVAPDRPLLGIVSRLVEQKGLDLLDQVMPWILQRTDAQLVILGSGNAHLQFVMQQHARAHPHRIAVRIGFDAALAQRIYAGSDAFLMPSRFEPCGLGQMIALRYGSVPIVRATGGLNDTVREGFDGNGFRFHPYEAQHFADAIARALQVYRDPESWALLRARGMREDNSWDFAAQQYGGVYDWAARLARR
- a CDS encoding DUF1028 domain-containing protein, with translation MLTSLLRRVVGYAVALVALSVTVPRVAHATWSVIAVDAATGRVVIASATCVNNNDAFLMGIQAVVVPGKGVAACQAGVDGTHANQMLVYRELQKGTDPTRIIEMLSEDPAFQSRQFGILDLTGRSAGHSGLTNGYVSQDIQGRVPGTQIYYSIQGNILRPGEVIPNAVKAFLHTKGALTDRVMAALETADQYGGDSRCVCPPLPTDGSAPASPCEGRTSYIAYILMANANDASGDSHSNGTYAMYLTVVQPEQGGPNAIKAGENLNPVKTLRARYDVWRKRMPKSFS
- a CDS encoding YbhB/YbcL family Raf kinase inhibitor-like protein, yielding MSAVMTKALARVALVSAALCVATSAFAQRRPATQVMTLTSTAFTDGGMIPSRYAQAGRDLSPALSWSGAPDSTRSFVLLVHDADAAIGDGYDDLLHWMVWNIPGNATSLPEGVPQGAQASNGMRQISGTGPYYRGPAAPATGPAHHYVFELYALDAMVNVAPTGMSPPLTRREVMTAMASHIRGKGVLVGLYKRSAP